In the genome of uncultured Sphaerochaeta sp., the window GAACCACACGGGCAATCTATGGAGCATACGGGGACAAGTTTCCCCTGTACAAGACCATGCTCTTCGGATCGGTGCTCTGTATCGTCTGCTACTTGGTTGCGGCGTTGAGCCCTTTCCCCATGCTGAGTCTGGTCGCCTGTATTTTCAGCGGTTTGGGCAGCAGCTTGCTTTGGCCGGGGTCGGTTGTCAACGGTGCGAATCGGTTTCCTTTGGCCGGGTCTTCGCTCTTTGCCTTTTTGGCTGCAGGAGGGGATGCCGGGGCTGCCTTCGGTCCCTGGATGATCGGTCTCATTGCTGACGTATCTCCGAATTTGGTACGCATCGCACCTTGGCTCAGCTCGTTGAGCCTACAGGAGTCAGCTCTGAGAAGTGGGATGCTTTTAGGGACGATATTCCCGATCCTGATGGTCATATTCCTGAGGAAGATGCACCGTCTGGATGAGACGAGGATGGCATCGTAGTCTTGTTTTTCGCCAAAGCGAGCATCTCGTCGGCACTGCGCAATCGTCTGCTGATGTCCCGTGCAAGATTGAGGATGAGCATCGTGTAGGTCTTCAGGTTCTGCAGCGATATCTTGTAGAGGTCGCGGTTGGAGAGGGTGACGATTTTCGTGGCACAGGTGGTGATGACGGAAGCTGCACACCGCTGGATGTCGATCAGTTCCATCTCCCCGAAGGAGTCTCCTGCATGCAATGTGGTGATGATGCGTGATTGTTTCTTGCTGGTCTCCGACTGCCTCACTATGGCAACCTCACCCTCAACGATGAAGTAGACGCTGTTGTTGGGTTCTCCCTGTTTGAGCAAGGTGGTGTTGGCAGGAACTTCCTGCTCGACAAGAAAGGTCTTGATCAGGAGCAACTCGTCTTCGGTCAGCCCTCCGAACATGCTGTGCTTGCAGAGAAATTCATTGTCTATCATGCATTCGCTCATGCTTAATCGTACAAGCGCAAAACTGCGTACGCAAGTTTCCTGCCTTCAATAATGAGCAAAAATCAGACATAGTTCGGTTTGGATAACCAATATCCGTTTCATTTGCTATGGTGCAATGGACTTATCCGGCAAGGAAGGATACTCTTTTTCAAAGAGAGATGGCTGACGTAGGAGGTCCCTGCTGATTATCTATTACGTGCAAAACTGTGTACTTGGTATGTTGCTCCTGCTGATCCTGCTCTACTTCTTTCTCAAGCAGCAAGGAAAGCTGGAAATGGCAGGGCGGATGTTTCTTGCCCTTTGGGCAAGTAATTTTGCCTTGTTGGCCTTGGAGCTTAGCATCGATGTGATGGGTATCCATATCCCAAGGGCCTCTTTTGCTCCGCTTCTCTCTTTCCTCACTGCAATCTTCTATGTACTGAATGCCGCCCCAGGGGTTTTCTACTTTCTCTATATTCAGCATATGATGGGAAAGAGAGTCTCCAAGCGGTTTCTGCTTTTGGTTTTGTTACCTGCCTCACTTCATACGATGCTCGCGTTGGTCAGTCCCTGGACTGGGTGGTTGTTTGCAGTCGATGCATTGTCGCAGTACAGCAGGGGTCCGTACTTTTTCCTGACGGTTATCACCAACTATTCGTATCTGTTTTTCGGGCCACTCTATCTGTTGATGCACCATGAACAGCTGCAACGGAAAACCTACAGCACGCTGTTGATTTTTCCTTTTCCTGTAGCCATTGCTGGGTTCCTGCAGATCATGTTCTATGGATTGGAAGTGCTGTGGATCAGTCTCTCCCTCTCCCTTCTGATCCTCTTCTTCAACGTGGAATCGAATCAGGTCAACCGTGATTATCTGACCGGTCTGTTCAACCGTCGGTATTTTCAGAGAATGGCAACACTTGCCGTTGCGAAAAAGAGGGCAGGGAAGGCCCAATGGGCATTCCTGCTGGATATCAATGGGTTCAAGGCCATCAATGACACCTATGGTCATGCAAAAGGTGACGAGGCATTGATCGGCATTGCCCGACTTTTGGAACAGGTTGCTCCGAAGCACACCGTGGTCAGTCGCTACGGGGGAGACGAGTTTGCCCTGCTTACCCCCGGGCTTTCCGAACATGAGGTCGCCCAGTTTTTCGATGACCTTGAGCAGAAGCTCGCTGCCACCAATGCAGCAGGACAGTTCTGTGGCAGTATACGTGTCAGTGTAGGGTGCGCGTGCTTGCCTGAACGGGAGCACACAGACCTTGATGTTTTCCTGGTACAGCTGGACAAGAGTATGTATGTGGCGAAGCGTGAGAGCAAAAAAGCAACAGATCACCTACATTCCGTTCTTTTTCACATGTGCACAAAGGATAGGTCATAGAAGATTTATGATTTTCATGACATTATCTGGTAGCATCTGTTGCCGTTTTTCTTCGACATGAGTATGTTTACGCTGTTTACTTACGTAAGGAATTTTCTATGTACAAAAAGATGTTCATATTCGGATTGCTGCTTGCAACCCTCTTTTCTCCCCTCTTTGCAAAGCAAAGCCTTTCCTTGGAGCAAGCGCTTCAGCTTGCCAAGGCAAACAACCTCGGACTTGCCTCCAATGCAATTGACGTAGCTGCTGCAAAACGGGATGTCGATACTTCGTGGAATCTGTTTGTGCCTTCGGTCTCCCTGACGCTTTCGAATGCGGGGAGAGGGCCTGGATTCAATGCAGCAACTACATCGTTCACAAACCCTCTTACCGGTGTTACCTCAGATATCCCCATGGGTTCAACAAATCAGGGCCTCGGACTCAGCCTTGGTGTCTCCCTCACCCTCAATCCAGCAGTGAAAGACCAGTTGGACTCCTACAACCTCGGCTACCAGATCCAGCAAGTGACGTTCGCCCAAGCCCAGGCTGAGGTAGAACGCAATGTCACCAAGCTGTATTACTACCTTCTGATGGAAGCAGAGAACATCAAGGTGCAGGAGATGAACCTTGAGCTTGCCCTGAAGCAGTACGAGCAGGTGCAGACCAAGTTTGAGAGCGGGTTTGCTTCGGAGATGGAGATGCTCTCCAGCCAGTTGAGCTACGAGCAGCTCAAGACCCCCATCCAGCAAGCCAAGAATCAGTACCAGTCAAATCTCCTGAGCCTGAAAGCCTTGCTCGGCTTGGACTTGGCTGAAGAGTTGGAAGTTTCCGGCGATATCCCTGCAATGGTCAAGGAGCTGGAAGTCTCCGAGCTGCGTGAGTACCTGCAGAAAAGCTACTCGCTGACGCTCATCGACCTGAACATGGCCCAGCTGAAAAGCAGCTTGGAGTCGAACAAGAAGCAGGCTCTGATGCCTTCGCTCTCCCTCTCCACCTCCTACGACGTCTCCGCCTGGAATGAGAGTTACTCCAATACGTTCAGCGACTCTGTCACCTACTCGGTTGGAGTGCGCATCCCCCTCGATGGCTTCATCCCCAACTCACGCACGCAAGTGGGCTTGGCGAAGCTGCAGGACTCACTGGACAAGCTCTCCTTGCAGCGCAGGCAGGCACTGCAGCAGCTGGAGCTGGGAGTGGTTTCGAAGGTACAGAACCTGAACATGCTGGCAAGCCAGGCAGAGCTTGCCAAGCAGAGTCTCGAACTTACCGAGAAGCTGTACGTCATGCATATGATCCAATATGAGAGCGGCTATGTTACCTTCCTGCAGCTGCAGGAAGCACAGAACAACCTGGTATCGGCCAAGCAGAACATACTGGGTCTTGAATACCAATATGTCAGCGGTCTGATCGATCTGCTGTACGACCTGAACATCCAACACACGTTCCAAGCGAAGGAGTCGAACTGATCATGGCAAAGCAAAGATCCAAAAAGCGCATAGCAGGACTTGTGGTCCTGATTCTTCTCATTATTCTGGCCACCGCATTGGTGGTCATCAACCCGTTCCAGTACCTCAAGAGCCTTGCCCCCGAAGCGGTGGCAGAGACTTCGACGGAACAGGTAGCTGTACCTGTCAGGGTCTTGCAGACCGCAACCTCCACCTTGCAGAACACCATCCGTACCAACGGAAGTGTCATCGATCCCAGTTCGCTCGACGTATATCCTGAGGTAGCGGGGACCTTGAGCAGCCTGACAGTCAGTGTAGGACAGCGGGTTGAGAAGGATCAGGTGATTGCAACCATAGACCCTTCCCGTCCTGGGGTGGTCTACAAGGAAGTTGCAGTGAAAGCACCTGCCGGCGGTACTATCCTTGCCCTTCCCTTTGTGGTGGGGGCGGGGGTGAGCATGCAGGCGCCCTTGGCACGCATCGGTATGCTTGAAAACCTTGAAGTGGTTACCGACATTGCTGAACGGCACATCGGATCGGTGGGAATCGGCACAAAGGCCGAGCTTACCTTCAAGGCCTATCCTGGGCAGCGTTTCAGTGCAGAGGTCTCCCGGCTCAGTCCTGTGCTCAACCCCGGCTCCAGAACCCTGGAAATCGGGCTTACGTTTGAGGATGCGGAAGGAAAGATCAAGAGTGGCATGTTCCCCACCATCACGCTTTTCACGGAGCACCTTGACTCGGTCATTGCCATACCCCGGTCGGCACTGCTGTACAGCGGAAGCCAGGCCTATCTCTACATTGCTGACAACTCGAATGTTGCACATCGTGTCAATGTCGAAGTAGGGTTGCAGGTGGATGATATGATTGAGATCAAGTCAGGTCTCAATGAAGGGGACCTTTTGGTCGTCGAAGGCCAGAGCCTCCTTACCGAAGGTACGCTGGTGCGTGTTCTTCAGTAACAAAGGAATCAATGTATGAGTATTACCAATACTGTAGTTCGCAGGCCAACCACCATCATTGTCATCTACCTCCTGTTGGTGGCTCTTGCTTTGGTGGTCTATCCAAACTTGGCTGTGGAACTGTTTCCTGAAATGGACCTTCCCATGGTCATTGTCTATTCCACCTACCAAGGTGCGAGTCCTGAGACCATGGAGAGTAGGGTCACCAAGCTCATAGAGAGCGGGGTATCGAATGTCGGAGGGGTAAAGACCATCAGTTCCACCTCTTCCGAAGGGGTCTCGATGGTCATGCTGGAGTTTGCCTACGGCACTGACCTGGACAAGGCCAGCCAGTCAATCAACGACAACCTCAATCTCTTCGGGGACATGTTTCCCGAGGATGCCAGCAAACCCTCGATCTTCAAACTGAACACCAACATGATGCCGGTCATGAACATCGCATTGCGCGGTTCTGACGGGCAGGATGCGAATGAGCTCAGGGAGGTGGTCAAGGACTTGGTGCAGAACCGACTGGAGCGGGTAGGCGGTGTCTCCTCCACCTCCATCAACGGTGGCCAGGATGCATTCATCCAGGTAGCCATCGACCAGAATCGGCTGGACGCCTACGGCCTGACGCTTTCACAGGTGGCGTATGCCCTCAACCCGCAGAATCTGCAGGTAGGGGCGGGCTCGCTCATTGAAGGCGACCTGTCCTATCTCTTGCGCACCGATGCCCAGTTCACTTCCCTTGAGCAGATAGAAGAGACCATGGTCACCTCCTTCCCCAAGTATGATGCAAAGGGGACGCTGATCGGCTCGAATGTGGTGCGTCTTTCTGACATCGCCACCGTTTCGTATGCATACCGTGATGCAACCAGCAAGGTGTATATCAACGGAGAACCGGGGGTGTACATCTCCGTTTCCAAGGAGTCGGACGCAAACAGTGTCCAGGTTGCCAAGCGCATCAACGACCTCATCGTGGAACTGAACAACGAGTTGCCGAAGGGCATGAGCCTGGAGGTCATCGTCGACACCACCTCGATGATTGAGTCGACGATCAATACCGTCTACCAGAGCTTGCTCTATGGTGTCATCCTGGTCATGGTGGTGCTCTTCATCTTCCTTCGGAGCCTGAAGTCCACATTCATCATAGGCATCTCCATCCCCATTTCCATGTTGCTCACGGTTCTGGTGATGTACTTCATGGGCTATTCCCTGAACCTTATGACCCTTACAGGCCTCATTCTGGGCCTGGGCATGACCGTCGACAGCTCCATCGTAGTCTTGGAGAACATCTTCCGCTATCGTGAACGTGGGGCAAAGCTGCATGCAGCAGCCATCCTCGGTACGAAGGAGATGATTGTTTCCATCACCGCATCCACGCTGACCACTGTCTGCGTGTTCGTGCCGATGGTGATGCTGCGCAGCAATCTTGAGATGCTCGGTGAGATGATAACCCCGATGGCCGGCACCATCATCATCAGCTTGTTGGCCTCCCTCATTGTCTCGGTCACCCTCATTCCTGTTCTTACCAGCAGCTATGTGCGTGTCTATACCCGTAAGCAGAAGCCGCTGAAGGTCCGCCTGCTTCGGTTCATCGATGAGAAGGCTGAAGCCGCATTCGAGGCTCTTGACCGTGGCTACAAGCGGGTGCTTGGCTTGTTGCTTTCCTACAAGTGGCTCACCGTCCTGTTGGTCGTCCTGATTCTGGTGCTGACCTTCCAGGCTTTCGGAGCCATGCATCGTTCGCTCTATCCGACCATGAGTGAGAATTCAGTCTCCCTGACGGTCACCCTTCCGCAGGGAACTACCCTGGAAACCACCGAAAGCTTGCTCAGGGATTTGGAAGAAAAGGCGAAGGTGGATATCAAGGGATACAAGGACATCATCGTCACCATTGGCGGAGGCGGCATGTTCGGCGGAGGTGGAACCAGCAGCGGTTCGCTGCAAGTCTCCCTGCTCGAAGACGAGGAGGGGGTGGATACCATGCAGCAGGTCCAGGAGAAGCTGAGACGCTACTTCGATCTCTATCCAGCAGCATCCTTCTCCTTCTCGCAGATGTCCATGGGGTTGGGCAATCTCAACCCGGTTGATGTGACGGTCAAGAGTGATGACCTCAATCTTGCTGTCGCGACTGCAGAACAGATAAGGGATCTCATTGAGGAGAACCTGCCAAACATCAAGGAGATCCGAACTGATTTCAGCAAAGGGCTTCCCGAGCTGCACATCAAGATCGACCGTGAACGGGCGTATGCGTATGGACTTACCATGCAAACCATTGCCACCGAGATCAGCAACAGCGTGAACGGTATGACCGCCACCCAGCTGAAGCAGAACGGAAATGACACCGATGTGGTGGTGATGCTGCAGAAGTCCGACCGTTCCAGCGAGCTGGATCTGAAGCGTATCTTTGTGCGTAATGCTATGGGTGAGAAGATCAGCCTGGACAACCTTGCCACCTTGGAACGCTCCACAGGACCTGTGTCCATCAGTCGTGAGAATGAGATGCGGACCGTGCATGTAATCGGAGGATTGGCAGAAGGGTATGCATCCAGTCAGGCTGAGACTGACATCAAGGCGTTGCTTGCTGAGAAGCTTCCCCTGTCCGATGAGGTGTTTCTTGAGTATGGCGGTGACTTTGCCGATATGAGCCAGATGTTCAATCAGGTGATCATGATCTTCATCCTGGCTGTCATCCTGGTCTTTGGTGTCATGGCCTCGTTGTTCGAGTCCTTCCGAAACCCCTTCATCGTTCTCCTGTCCATGCCGCTTATGATGGTAGGTGTAGTAGGACTGTACCTTATCACCGGGGAGACCTTCAGCCTGATCAGCGCCATCGGTATCGTCATTCTTGCCGGTATTGTCGTTAACAACGGCATCGTGCTCATCGAGTACATCAATTTGCTGCGCAAGCGTGGGCTTCCCATCAGGCAAGCCTGCATTGAAGCGGGCGGGAACAGGCTCAAGCCGATTCTCATGACCAGCCTGACCACCATCTTCGGTATGATTCCCCTTGCTTTCTTCGGAGGACAGGGTGCGGAGCAGATCCAGCCGATCGGGCAGACCATCATCGGTGGTATGGCGATCAGCACGTTGATGACCATCTTCTTCACTCCGGTACTCTATGCCCTGTTCAACAGGGACAAGAAGAAGAAGGATGTAGAGAGCATCGAAACCTATGCAGAGGAGCTGTGAGATGAGAAGAGTGGAAATCATTGCCGCCCAGGCAATCCTTGACGATGTACTGGAAGCGTTGGATCACTATGAGATCCCGATGCAATATACCATTATCCCAACTGCTCATGGCAGAGGCAGAACGATTCCCAAACTGGGAGACGATGTATGGCCGGAGGAGAATTTCATTCTCATCATCTACTGTGAGCATGGGTTGCTCACCCGCATTGAGGCAGCCCTTGAGTTGGTGAAGAAGAAGTACGACCACGAGGGAATAGGGTACTTCGTGATGTAAGGAAAAAGGCAACGGCTCACAAGGCTGTTGCCTTTCTCTTGGCCGTTCCCTCCATTCCGTGGTTGGTGTTTGTAGAGTGGCTGTGCGGACATCTTCGATTGAACCTCGTAAAATGCACATAGAATGTTTCCTCTGACGGAGGCTCAGAGGGGTACGCAGTTATAGTATTGGAACATAAGGAATAAATATGTGAAATTCAGCTCAAATAGATAGCCATAAGCCAAGATATAGTCAAAATTATTTCTTTCAGTCTTCTCAGATTTCGATTTTCCCAGTTTTCACTGTGGTTCCTTCACGAAAAATTGAGTGTCATTGGTGAATATTCGCATACCATGGTTATCTGGTTTTTCTTTTGCTGAGTCAATTTGCGGTACTGGAGCTGATGAAGATTGGCGAATATTGATTTATTCGCTTTTCTTGCTATACTCTGCATTATGGAAATTGCCAGACTCTCTCAAGTTTCTCATCTTGATATACACGCCGCTTTTCTGCGTGCCTTCAGCGATTATCAAATACCGGTGAAGGAAACGTTGGAAGAGATGGCAGTGGAGAACATGCAAAGGGGCATTGACTATGACGCCTCATTCGGAGCCTTTGCGGACAATGGTGAACTTGTTGGGTTTCTCTTCTGCGGAGTCAGAAACGATGAAGGGACTTTGAGATATTATGATGGTGGAACTGCAATAATTCCTGAATGGCGTGGACGTGGCATTGGGGGGCTTATTCTGGATACGGTGTTACCCGATGCAAAATCACGAGGTGCTTACGAATTTGTCCTTGAGGTCATTCAAGATAATCTAAAAGCACGAAAGCTTTATGAATCACGGGGTTTTTCCATTTCCCGGAATCTTCGATGCTATAAGAAAATGTTGAAAGACATTCCTTTGATGGGATCCTCCACCTATACAACCAAAACTCCTGAAATTGATGAGTATAAAGAGGTTTCCAAATCTCTTTCTTTGCCGTACATCCCTTCGTGGCAGAACACCAATTCGTCCGTACTCAGTATCTTTGAACATCTCATCACGCGTGTGCTGATCCACGGTGGGAAACCGGTCGGCTACTTTGTGCTGAATCCCCAAACGGGACATATCTTGCAAATGTCAGCATTAGAGGGATCGCCTTCTCTCTACAGTGAACTTTTGTCGCTTGTAAGAACCTGTACAATGGCCGATAGCGTAAAATTTATCAACCTTGACGATTCCTCAACATTCATTAGTTTTTTGGAAGAAGACGGATGGGAGCGTTACCTCGACCAATATGAGATGATCAAATGTTTCAAGCCTACTCCTTGAACTTACATCCGAACCTGGAAGGTTCCAGTCACTGAGGATTTTTCATCGGGGGGGTCAATTTTCTACAAATACCTGGATACTGTTGCTATGAAATTTCTCTTTTCTGATGTATCAAATCACGAACGACATCCTCTTTCAGCGGCTTCGAGAAGTAGTAGCCTTGTACCCTTTCAATACCGACACTCTTAATCAGAGCAAGTTGCTCCTCTGTTTCAACACCTTCGGCTATCACACACTTGCCCATCTTGTGAAGCATCTCCGTCAATATGGAGAGCATGGAGGGATTCGACATTGCCGCTTGAATCACGATTTTATCAAATTTGACGACAATCGGTACCAGGAAGGAATTCCACAACGGCCGCAGGAATCGTCAAATGGCGGTCTTGATAAGGATTTTCAAGAAATGGGTTCCGGGAGGAAGTTCCATAAACCAACAAGGCTGATCAGGAATGGTCAGCCTGAGACACACACCCATATAGTTCCAGTTGCAGATTTTGATGCGTACGTCCTACCTAACCGTGAACGGGCACAAATGCACTCTTTCGCGTTTTGCAAAGCTGGAGTATACTCGTGTATCAGAAGATGAGACCGAATAGGAGATCTTTTGGTATGCAACTAACCGATATCCAGATGCGAGACCCGTTTGTCTTGGCAGATCCAGAGAGCCAAACCTACTACCTGTATGGAACAACTGACAAGGATCCTTGGAAAGCAAAAGGCGTAGGGTTCGATGCATACCAGAGCAAGGACCTTCTTGCTTGGGAAGGACCTATTGAGGTGTTCTCTCCTGACAAGGCGTTCTGGGGTACCCACAATTTCTGGGCACCGGAAGTACACCGGTATAGGGGCCACTACTACCTGTTTGCCTCGTTCAAGGCGGAGAACCGCTGCAGGGGGACCCAGATCCTCAGCTCAGCGTCCCCCTTGGGTCCCTTCGTCCCGGTCAGTACCAAGCCTGCCACCCCGGAGAGCTGGGAGTGCCTGGATGGTACGTTGCATATTGATCAGAAAGGCAAGCCATGGATCGTCTTTTGCCATGAGTGGGTGCAGGTCAACGACGGACAGATTTGTGCCACACCGCTGTGTGATGACTTATCTGAACCAATCGCCGAACCGGTTGTATTGTTTCATGCAAGCGACGCTGCCTGGACGAAGAGCCTGGCCCGTCGTGATGGCTCCGGCTTGGTGGATGCACGCGTTACCGATGGACCGTTTCTACACACTGCACAGGATGGAACGCTCTTGATGCTCTGGTCGAGTGTTGGTCAGGAAGGGTATGTCATGGGCTATGCCACAAGCACCAGCGGATCGATCCTGGGACCGTGGGTACAATCAGAAGAACCGCTCATCGTCTGCGACGGAGGACATGGCATGATCTTCACCTCCTTCGAAGGACTGCGGTATCTGACGTACCACAGTCCGAACAAGACGCCGAATGAACGACCATTCTTCGCCCGGCTGGAAGAGCGTGACGGGAGCTTGGCATGCCTTTGAACAGAAAGGAACTGGTACGACAACAGAATCCTAAGATTGAATGCTACGACCCTGACAGCTTCCTCTCGGTAGGAAACGGCAACTTTGCCTATACCGTCGATTGCACAGGTCTGCAGACCGTCCTTCATGAGCGGGAAGGGAAGACCCCGCTATGCACCATGTCCACATGGGGAATGCACTGCTATCCGGGCAAGGAGGTGCCTCACTACAAGCAGCTCAAGCTGAAACAGTATCAGGCGGGCGGACGCACAGTAGGGTACATGAGCGACAGCAAAGGCCAGGAAGCATTGTTCAATGACCTGAGGGTCAATCCCCATCGGTTCAACCTGGCACACATCGGCCTGCATTCCCCCCAAGGCATCGCAGCTGAGGAAATTTCTGCCGTTTCCCAGGAGCTCGACCTCTACCAGGGCGTGATCGGCAGTACCTTCACCTTCCACACGGAGCGGGTGCAGGTCACCACCTTTTGCGACCCCCATCAGGACCAGCTGGGGTTCTCCATTTCCAGTCCTTTGTTCCGAACAAAGCAGTTGGCGCTCAAGATATCCTTTCCCTATGCCTCGCATCTGATCAGCGGAGCGGACTACACCAAGGCCGATGCACACCAGAGCAGGGTTGACGCCCTCGCTCCCACCACCTGTACGCTTGTGCATAGCATGGATGCAACCACCTACTGCCTTGGGTGTGCATCAGAAGAGCCATTCAGCCTTGAGGCTGTGGGGAACCACACCTATCTGCTGTATCCAAACGAAGAGACCCTCACGCTGTGCATTCGCTTCTCAGCGGGTGAGAAGACAGAACAGCCGACCAAGTATGCGCAATCGCTGGAGGCAACACGCAGTCATTGGGCTTCGTTCTGGGAAGAGGGTGGTTTCATCGACGTCTCCCAAAGCAGTGACAGCCGTGCAAAGGAACTGCAGCGCCGCATGCTGCTTTCTCGTTACCTGCTTGCGATCCAGTGCAGTGGCAACACTCCTCCCCCTGAGACAGGCCTTACCTGCAACAGTTGGTACGGCAAATTCCATCTGGAGATGCACCTTTTGCATGCAGCGCACTTCTGCCTCTTCGGCCAAAGCTCGCTGTTTGAACGCTCGCTTGCGTATTACCTCAGCATTCTGCCCTCAGCCATCGAGCGGGCCCGCCAGCAAGGCTATCGGGGAGCCCGATGGCCGAAGATGACCGACGCCAGCGGAAACGACAGCCCTTCCTCCATTGGAACGCTGCTCATCTGGCAACAACCCCATCCGGTTTTCTATGCAAGCTTGCTGGACAAGACGAAGCCGGACTCACCCTTGCTTGCTGCCTGGAAGCCCATCATCGAAGAGACGCTGACCTTCATGGCCGACTATGTCCTATGGGATGAGCAGCGCAAGGTCTATGTGCTCGGTCCCCCGGTAATTCCGGTGCAGGAGAATCATGATGCTGAAACGACGCTGAACCCAAGCTTTGAGCTCTCCTATTTCCGTTGGGCTTTTGCAGAGGGCATCAGGCTCTTCAGAAAACTCGGAGGAGAACCAGACCCGGTATGGGAAGAGGTTGAGAACCATCTTGCTCCCTTGCCGGTAGCGCAGGGGCGTTACCTTGCCCAGGAGCACTGTCCCGACACCTACGGTGCGTATGCCTACGATCATCCATCCCTGCTCTTCAATCTCTCGCTTCTAGGGATGCAGGGCATTGACACAGCCCTCATGGAAGCCTCTTTGGAAGGGGTGATGAAGCACTGGAAGCTGGAAGAACTCTGGGGCTGGGACTTCCCCCTGATGGCCATGTGCGCAGCAAGGTTGGGAAAACCGGAATTGGCAATTGACCTGCTGCTTGCCGATTCGCCGAAGAACACCTATACCCCCAACGGGCACAATGCCCAGTTGCCGAAGGCAGATCTTCCCCTCTACTTGCCCGGTA includes:
- a CDS encoding EAL domain-containing protein, yielding MIQAAMSNPSMLSILTEMLHKMGKCVIAEGVETEEQLALIKSVGIERVQGYYFSKPLKEDVVRDLIHQKREIS
- a CDS encoding glycoside hydrolase family 43 protein — its product is MQLTDIQMRDPFVLADPESQTYYLYGTTDKDPWKAKGVGFDAYQSKDLLAWEGPIEVFSPDKAFWGTHNFWAPEVHRYRGHYYLFASFKAENRCRGTQILSSASPLGPFVPVSTKPATPESWECLDGTLHIDQKGKPWIVFCHEWVQVNDGQICATPLCDDLSEPIAEPVVLFHASDAAWTKSLARRDGSGLVDARVTDGPFLHTAQDGTLLMLWSSVGQEGYVMGYATSTSGSILGPWVQSEEPLIVCDGGHGMIFTSFEGLRYLTYHSPNKTPNERPFFARLEERDGSLACL